A genomic segment from Capra hircus breed San Clemente chromosome 15, ASM170441v1, whole genome shotgun sequence encodes:
- the ARAP1 gene encoding arf-GAP with Rho-GAP domain, ANK repeat and PH domain-containing protein 1 isoform X5 has protein sequence MTKKESVTLSGSGGQEEPPASQVPRAVRVASLLSEGEDLSGDDQGDEDEDDYAYEHVPNGDWHTSSLSSSLPSSLLTPELPPHPMDGLPVGPTPTPLVIKAGWLDKNPPQGSYIYQKRWVRLDASHLRYFDSNKDAYSKRFIPVACISRVAAIGDQKFEVITNNRTFAFRAESDAERKEWMQALQQAVAEQRARARVSSAYPLGVQGSEPHDHAGSLELRGFKNKLYVAVVGDKVQLYKNLEEYRLGIGITFIDMSVGNVKEAADRRSFDLTTPYRIFSFSAESELEKEQWLEAMQGAIAEALSTSEVAERIWAMAPNRFCADCGAAQPDWASINLCVVICKRCAGEHRGLGAGVSKVRSLKMDRKVWTETLIELFLQLGNAAGNHFWAANVPPSEALQPNSSPSARRCHLEAKYREGKYRRYHPLFGNQEELDKALCAAVTTSDLAETQALLGCGAGVNCFSGDPKAPTPLALAEQAGQTLQMEFLRNNRTTEAPRLDSVRPLEKHYSVILPTVSHSSFVYKTASAGKLLQDRRAREEFSRRWCVLSDGVLSYYENERAVTPNGEIRASEIVCLAVPTPDTHGFEHTFEVYTEGERLYLFGLESAELAREWVKCIAKAFVPPLAEDLLARDFERLGRLPYKAGLSLQQAQEGWFALTGSELYAVFPEGPCEEPLQLRKLQELSVQGDSENQVLVLVERRRTLYIQGERRLDFMGWLGAIQKAAASSGDTLSEQQLGDSDIPVIVYRCVDYITQCGLTSEGIYRKCGQTSKTLRLLESLRLDARSVRLKEGEQHVDDVSSALKRFLRDLPDGLFTRVQRLAWLEASEIEDEEEKVSRYRELLARLPPVNRATVKALISHLYCVQCFSDTNQMNTHNLAIVFGPTLFQTDGQDYKAGRVVEDLISHYVVVFSVDEEELRKQREEVTAIVKMRVAGTASGTQHAGDFICTVYLEEKKAEAEQHVKIPASMTAEELTLEILDRRNVGIREKDYWTCFEVNEREEAERPLHFAEKVLPILHGLGTDSYLVVKKHQSMEAMLLYLASHVGETKHGMMKFREDRSLLGLGLPTGGFHDRYFILNSSCLRLYKEVRSQRPWSGAPETSHRPEKEWPVRSLKVYLGVKKKLRPPTCWGFTVIHETEKHEKQQWYLCCETQMELREWLATFLFVQHDGLVWPSEPSRVSRAAPEVRLGSISLIPLRGSENEMRRSVAAFSADPLSLLRNV, from the exons ATGACCAAGAAG GAGAGCGTGACACTGAGTGGgtctggggggcaggaggagccccCAGCGAGTCAAGTCCCACGGGCCGTGCGTGTGGCCAGTCTGCTGAGCGAGGGGGAGGACCTGTCTGGAGACGACCAAGGGGATGAAGATGAGGATGACTATGCCTACGAGCATGTCCCCAA TGGTGACTGGCACACCAGCAGCCTGAGCTCATCTTTGCCCAGCAGCCTCCTGACCCCTGAGCTTCCCCCACACCCCATGGACGGCCTGCCTgtgggccccacccccaccccactggtCATCAAGGCTGGCTGGCTGGACAAGAACCCCCCGCAGGG ATCTTACATCTATCAGAAGCGATGGGTGAGACTGGATGCCAGTCACCTGCGATACTTCGATAGTAACAAG GATGCCTACTCAAAGCGCTTTATCCCCGTGGCCTGCATCTCCCGAGTGGCTGCCATTGGGGACCAAAAGTTCGAAGTGATCACGAACAACCGGACCTTTGCCTTCCGGGCAGAGAGTGATG CGGAGCGGAAGGAGTGGATGCAGGCCCTGCAGCAGGCAGTGGCTGAGCAGCGTGCCCGGGCCCGCGTGTCTAGTGCTTACCCATTGGGTGTTCAAGGCTCAGAGCCCCATGACCATGCTGGCAGCCTGGAGCTACGTGGCTTCAAGAATAAACTCTACGTGGCCGTGGTCGGGGACAAAGTTCAGCTTTACAAGAATCTGGAG GAGTACCGCCTGGGCATCGGCATCACCTTCATTGACATGAGCGTGGGCAACGTGAAGGAAGCGGCCGACCGGCGCAGCTTCGACCTCACCACCCCCTACCGCATCTTCAG CTTCTCAGCCGAATCAGAGCTGGAGAAGGAGCAGTGGCTGGAGGCCATGCAGGGAGCCATCGCCGAGGCCCTGTCCACCTCGGAGGTGGCCGAGCGCATCTGGGCCATGGCCCCCAACAGGTTCTGTGCTGACTGTGGGGCTGCCCAGCCTGACTGGGCCTCCATCAACCTCTGTGTTGTCATCTGTAAGCGCTGTGCAG GGGAGCACCGTGGCCTGGGCGCTGGTGTCTCCAAGGTGCGGAGCCTGAAGATGGACAGGAAGGTGTGGACGGAAACACTCATCGAG CTCTTCTTACAGCTGGGCAATGCTGCCGGGAACCACTTCTGGGCAGCCAACGTGCCCCCCAGCGAGGCTCTGCAGCCCAACAGCAGCCCCAGTGCCCGGCGGTGCCACCTCGAAGCCAAATACCGCGAGGGCAAGTACCGCCGCTATCACCCACTCTTTGGCAACCAGGAGGAGCTGGACAAG gccctgtgtgctgcagtcaccacctcAGACCTGGCTGAGACCCAGGCGCTCCTGGGCTGTGGGGCTGGGGTCAACTGCTTCTCGGGGGACCCCAAGGCCCCCACGCCCCTGGCTCTTGCCGAGCAGGCGGGACAGACACTGCAGATGGAATTCCTTCGGAACAACCGGACCACAG AGGCACCTCGGCTGGATTCAGTGAGGCCCCTGGAAAAGCACTACTCAGTTATCCTGCCAACTGTGAGCCACAGCAGCTTCGTCTACAAGACTGCTTCTGCAGGGAAGCTGCTGCAGGACCGCCGGGCCCGGGAAG AGTTCAGCCGACGCTGGTGTGTGCTTAGCGATGGGGTCCTGAGCTACTATGAGAATGAGCGGGCAGTGACCCCCAACGGGGAGATTCGGGCCAGTGAGATTGTGTGTCTTGCAGTGCCCACTCCTGACACCCATGG TTTTGAGCACACCTTTGAGGTGTACACAGAAGGAGAGCGGCTATACCTGTTTGGGCTGGAGAGTGCAGAGCTGGCTCGTGAGTGGGTCAAGTGCATTGCCAAG GCGTTCGTGCCTCCCCTGGCTGAGGATCTGCTGGCTCGGGACTTTGAGAGGCTTGGACGCCTTCCCTACAAAGCTGGCCTGAGCCTACagcaggcgcaggagggctggTTTGCCCTCACCGGCTCCGAGCTCTACGCTGTCTTCCCGGAGGGGCCCTGTGAGGAGCCGCTGCAGCTTCGGAAATTACAGGAGCTTT CCGTCCAGGGGGACAGCGAGAACCAGGTGCTGGTGCTGGTGGAGCGACGGAG GACGCTGTACATCCAAGGGGAGCGGCGGCTGGACTTCATGGGCTGGCTAGGGGCCATCCAGAAAGCAGCGGCCAGCTCTGGGGACACGTTGTCAGAGCAACAGCTGGGAGATTCGGATATCCCGGTGATTGTGTACCGCTGTGTGGACTACATCACACAGTGCG GCCTGACCTCGGAGGGCATCTACCGCAAGTGTGGGCAGACATCAAAGACACTAAGGCTGCTGGAGAGCCTACGGTTGGACGCTCGCTCTGTGCGCCTCAAGGAGGGCGAGCAGCACGTGGACGACGTCTCTTCAGCACTCAAGCGCTTCTTGCGAGATCTTCCCGATGGGCTCTTCACTCGAGTCCAGCGCCTGGCCTGGCTGGAGGCCTCAG agattgaggATGAGGAGGAGAAGGTGTCCAGGTACCGAGAGCTTCTGGCACGTCTGCCCCCAGTCAACCGGGCCACAGTGAAGGCTCTTATCAGCCACTTATACTG TGTCCAGTGCTTCTCAGACACGAACCAGATGAACACACACAACCTGGCTATTGTGTTTGGGCCCACGCTCTTCCAGACAGATGGGCAGGACTACAAGGCCGGCCGTGTGGTGGAAGACCTCATCAGCCACTACGTGGTGGTGTTCAGT GTGGACGAGGAGGAGCTGAGGAAGCAGCGGGAGGAGGTCACTGCCATCGTGAAGATGCGTGTGGCTGGCACTGCCAGTGGGACCCAG CATGCTGGTGACTTTATTTGTACCGTGTACCTAGAGGAGAAGAAGGCGGAGGCGGAGCAACATGTCAAG ATCCCAGCATCCATGACCGCAGAGGAGCTTACCTTGGAGATCCTGGATCGCAGGAATGTGGGCATCAGGGAGAAGGACTATTGGACCTGCTTCGAGGTCAatgagagggaggaggcag AGCGCCCCCTGCACTTTGCGGAGAAGGTGCTTCCCATCCTGCATGGGCTGGGCACAGACAGCTACCTGGTGGTGAAGAAGCACCAGTCCATGGAGGCCATGCTGCTGTACCTAG CCAGCCACGTGGGCGAGACCAAGCACGGCATGATGAAGTTCCGAGAGGACCGCAGcctcctgggcctgggcctgCCCACAGGTGGCTTCCACGATCGCTACTTCATCCTCAACAGCAGCTGCCTGCGGCTCTATAAGGAGGTCCGG AGCCAGAGGCCATGGAGCGGGGCCCCTGAGACC AGTCACCGGCCTGAGAAGGAGTGGCCTGTCAGGAGTCTCAAAGTCTACCTGGGAGTGAAGAAGAAACTTCGGCCGCCCACCTG CTGGGGCTTCACGGTGATACACGAGACGGAGAAACACGAGAAGCAGCAGTG GTACCTGTGCTGTGAGACACAGATGGAGCTCCGGGAGTGGCTCGCCACCTTCCTCTTCGTGCAG CACGACGGCCTGGTGTGGCCCTCGGAGCCCTCACGCGTGTCCCGGGCAGCGCCTGAGGTCCGGCTGGGCAGCATTTCGCTGATCCCCCTGCGAGGCAGTGAGAATGAGATGCGCCGGAGTGTGGCTGCCTTTTCTGCGGACCCCCTTTCT CTTCTCCGAAACGTCTGA